From Candidatus Schekmanbacteria bacterium:
TGATAACCGCTTCTCTTATTGCTTCATAGGGATACTCCGGTATATCAACCCGCTTGAATTCTACTATTTTGCCGGCCAATCGTGTATTCCTCTTGAAAAATGCCTCTACATCATCAAGCATCTTATAGAAAGGCCCTTTTATCTCTTTTGAGTCAATAAATTCTATTCTTGTAACACCCCTGAATCTGGCAATCCTTATTTCATTTTGCGGGATATATTCAGATGGGTCCTTACCAAAGAAGAGTAACCCGGCATGGGTAGGCATTAATTTGCCATCGTCTCTCTTTACCACCTTTAAGGTATTTACAAGAAAATCTTTTACAGGAAGTTTTGGTATGTCAACCTTGATCTTAATCGCCCTGTTTCTTAGGAAGTCCTTTACCTCTCTTTCATCAATGTTCTCATACCCTGCCTCCCTGCATATTGTCTCGTCAAAAGGCACCTTGCTTAACTTTCCCTTACCGTCAAGATAAGATATAAGACTGCTAAGTACATATGCCTTCAATCCATCCGGGTTGGTAAAGCGTTTATAGATGTATGATTCCCTGATGGTCTTAATGAAACTCTGAATATCTCTGTCTCTCCTTGAGTCATCTCTACCTTTGATAAATATCAGAAAATAACCTCTTTTTCATCTCTTGCCTGATTAGGTCTTCTGTTCATTCCCAGCGATAAACGGCAGGGGAGACGTGATAGAAATTTGTTCTTTCCAGGCCAGAATAGCAGTATGAGATTTATGAGTCAATGGATATTTTGTTCTTACCTGAAGCAACAAAAGTAAGGAGCGTAAAGCGTGTCAGGCATTGACAATTGACGTAAGGGCATTGGTGGGGCTATATGTTAATTCAATAATCAAGGACTCCGTTACCTATCCTCAGTCATTTTTTTTCTTTTCCATATCAATCCACCCTTGGCTTTGCGTTTTTAGCTGTTTCAACAATAGCATCAAGTTTGTCTATGATCTCAGGGTCAATCTTATTTTTTGGAACCAGGCTGGCGAGTATATGATAATCGGATTTCTTTAGGAGGTTCGGTAAATCTAATTTTTCAAAATACTTATCGAACAGAGGAGCAAGAAACTCATCAGTTGCTTTTACATCAGGGGACCAGGCCTCAAGCCTCTTCAGTGTTTTTAAGGCTGAAGCAACTTCAGAAATTGATTCCTTCATAGTATTAAGCCGCCGTGCCTCTTCTGCCCTCCCGAAAAAATCGTCCGGTAAATCATGTTTTGCATAAGCCAGAAGCACCTATAATCATTCCTACTTTTTCAACCCCTGCAGTAACCCGCTGAATATACTCACTGCCTTGTTAATAATGTCTTCATCAGGCACAGGTATTTTTAAAAATGTATTCCCTGTATCTTTGTCTTTTCCAACAAAGGAGGATATGAGAGGCTGGAGGGATTTGCCGTCCGAAAGGGGATTGCTTAACTTTTCTTAAAAAGAGATACCGGTTTTGGTCAGAACATTTTGCTGGGTATGCAGGAGCAGTGTATAGTGTGACGAGCAGCCTGTTGTTAAAGCTCCTTGGATTCCTTTAGTGCGTAGCGAATAATATTATCATGCAAACGGTAGCCGCTGTCCCTCATTAGGTTAAGAGCATCCCCGACACTGTCAATGATACCTGTTCTCTTAGCCTCTACAAGGATACGCGCAGTGCCGATTACCTTAAGACTAAAAATTTCACGGGCGATCTTCCTCCCTTTCCGTTCATCTATCAAAACATAGTCAGCTTTTATCTCACGAGCGAGCTGAATAACAGATGCCTCTCCGTAATCCAGAACTGTTTGAAGTAAAGGGTCCAAGGCACTTGATAAAGACAACACCTGAATCCAAGTCGCCTTATTGTACGCTGACAGACCATGTCCGGAGCTGCCACCTTCAAGCAGCTCTTTGTGGACGGCTTCGGGAATGGAAACCTGCTGAAAGAGCTTTTGAAGGATGTCTATGCGATCAATAAGGGCAAGGGCAATAACAGGTCCCGTGTTTGACAAAAGGCGTCCCATCATAACTCCATATCCTCAAACTCAGCTTCGAGTTCCTCATTATCCCAATCAACAGTAGCAGCGCCATAGCGTGAGCAACTCAGGAGAAAAGCAACACGTGATATGCCAATCAGGGCTGCTGCCTGCCCTGATGTCAATCTACCCATCTCGTAGAGCTTCACAGCAAGCGCGTTCTTTGCCTCCTGCTCAAACATCTCGGGACTGAGGTTGAGCAACGCAAGGATTGACTCAGGA
This genomic window contains:
- a CDS encoding UPF0175 family protein, with translation MKTLAIKYPESILALLNLSPEMFEQEAKNALAVKLYEMGRLTSGQAAALIGISRVAFLLSCSRYGAATVDWDNEELEAEFEDMEL
- a CDS encoding DUF3368 domain-containing protein, producing the protein MMGRLLSNTGPVIALALIDRIDILQKLFQQVSIPEAVHKELLEGGSSGHGLSAYNKATWIQVLSLSSALDPLLQTVLDYGEASVIQLAREIKADYVLIDERKGRKIAREIFSLKVIGTARILVEAKRTGIIDSVGDALNLMRDSGYRLHDNIIRYALKESKEL